From the Acidilutibacter cellobiosedens genome, one window contains:
- the corA gene encoding magnesium/cobalt transporter CorA: protein MNTPKRNSHSLIEVIEYNSKKYKEYTTETTKKYNFRLLGDIPEGNVRWINIDGQCSEEVLNKISDVFNIHPLVTKNILNNNQRAKIEEYEDFLYIVAKMIYYSGDELVLEHIRFILGKNYVISFGETKGDVFDDIRDKIRNEGTQIRKFGADYLMYSLLDAIVDGYLDVLEVLDEKIDTLEEQVIMNNSQERLYKIRKIKKILLNISKYIWPLREVTSLMGKESNQLIQPSTEPYIRDVYEHIAQAIETTETYREILTGLMELYVSNTSYKLNEIMKVLTIISTIFIPLTFIVGVYGMNFRYMPEIEYRWGYAITWAIMIAISSFMVYYFKKKKWF from the coding sequence ATGAATACTCCTAAAAGAAATAGTCATAGTTTAATTGAAGTTATTGAATATAATTCGAAAAAGTACAAGGAATATACGACGGAAACTACTAAGAAATATAATTTCCGGTTGCTTGGGGATATTCCAGAGGGAAATGTCAGATGGATAAATATCGACGGGCAATGTAGTGAGGAAGTATTGAATAAGATTAGCGATGTATTTAATATTCATCCTTTGGTAACTAAAAATATATTGAATAATAATCAGCGGGCTAAAATTGAAGAATATGAAGATTTTTTGTATATTGTAGCTAAGATGATTTATTATTCCGGGGATGAATTGGTACTTGAACATATAAGATTTATTCTTGGAAAGAATTATGTGATTTCTTTTGGGGAAACCAAAGGAGACGTATTTGATGATATCCGTGACAAAATAAGAAATGAAGGTACACAGATCAGAAAATTTGGTGCTGATTATCTTATGTATTCATTACTTGATGCAATTGTAGACGGATATCTTGATGTTCTTGAGGTATTGGATGAAAAAATTGATACCCTTGAGGAACAAGTTATAATGAATAATTCACAAGAGCGTTTGTATAAAATTAGAAAGATAAAAAAGATTCTATTGAATATAAGCAAATATATATGGCCCTTAAGAGAAGTTACTTCTTTGATGGGAAAAGAGTCGAATCAATTGATTCAGCCATCAACGGAACCATATATCAGAGATGTCTATGAACACATAGCTCAGGCAATTGAAACGACGGAAACCTATAGAGAAATTCTTACAGGACTAATGGAACTATATGTCTCCAATACAAGTTATAAACTTAATGAAATAATGAAGGTCCTTACCATAATTTCTACGATTTTCATACCTCTTACATTTATAGTTGGAGTTTATGGTATGAATTTTAGGTATATGCCTGAAATTGAATATAGATGGGGTTATGCTATTACATGGGCAATTATGATTGCTATTTCAAGCTTCATGGTCTATTACTTTAAGAAAAAGAAATGGTTTTAA
- a CDS encoding winged helix-turn-helix domain-containing protein → METYNLTNDQGRNFILLKQGLIGDYKFEDKGGVCDYVRQAGCIQFDPIDICGKNPELVLHSRVLGFTKEMLYQLLYEDRKLIDYFDKNMSIFRVEDWEYFARLRENYRSYGRSHDKVDKVAGEIKGIIKEKGCVSSKDIDLKQMVDWPWAPTTLSRAVLETLYFRGDLIIHHKKGNNKYYSLAEDYIEEMILNTEDPNKTEDDFTKWQVLRRIGSVGLLWNKASDAWLGINKFNGERRNNIFSLLLSENKIVGCKVEGIQATLYFLKEDEELIKTVLSQDAFKQRLEFIAPLDNMLWDRKLIRALFDFDYKWEIYTPKSQRKYGYYVLPVLYGNRFVGRIEIVLDKKVRQLNVLNFWKEGNTKIDDDFYKLFQTEINQFMFFNHCETFKIKCKI, encoded by the coding sequence ATGGAAACTTACAATTTAACAAATGACCAAGGTCGTAATTTTATACTTTTAAAGCAAGGTTTAATCGGAGATTATAAATTTGAAGATAAAGGGGGAGTGTGCGATTATGTTAGGCAAGCCGGCTGTATTCAATTTGACCCGATTGATATTTGTGGGAAAAATCCGGAGCTTGTCTTGCATTCCAGAGTTTTAGGATTTACAAAGGAGATGCTTTATCAACTTTTATACGAGGATAGAAAACTTATAGATTATTTTGATAAGAATATGTCGATTTTTAGAGTGGAAGATTGGGAATACTTTGCTCGTTTACGTGAAAATTATAGATCTTATGGAAGAAGTCATGATAAAGTAGATAAGGTTGCAGGCGAGATTAAGGGAATTATAAAAGAAAAAGGATGTGTAAGTTCCAAGGATATTGATTTAAAACAGATGGTCGATTGGCCTTGGGCTCCGACAACATTATCAAGAGCGGTACTTGAAACCCTATATTTCCGTGGAGATTTAATTATCCATCATAAGAAAGGAAATAATAAGTATTATTCTTTGGCAGAAGATTATATTGAAGAGATGATTTTGAACACTGAAGATCCAAATAAAACTGAAGATGATTTCACAAAATGGCAGGTTCTTCGTAGAATCGGTTCAGTAGGATTGCTTTGGAATAAGGCGTCAGATGCATGGCTTGGCATCAACAAATTTAACGGAGAACGTCGTAACAATATATTTTCGTTGCTTTTGTCCGAAAACAAAATAGTGGGATGCAAAGTTGAGGGTATTCAAGCCACCCTTTATTTTCTTAAGGAAGATGAAGAACTTATAAAAACAGTGTTGTCACAGGATGCATTTAAACAGCGTCTCGAGTTTATAGCTCCTCTTGATAATATGCTCTGGGACAGAAAACTTATCCGTGCACTTTTTGATTTTGACTATAAATGGGAGATCTATACGCCTAAGAGTCAAAGAAAATACGGTTACTATGTATTGCCTGTTTTATACGGGAATCGATTTGTGGGAAGAATAGAAATTGTCCTTGATAAAAAAGTAAGACAGCTTAATGTACTCAATTTTTGGAAGGAAGGAAATACTAAAATTGATGATGATTTTTATAAACTTTTTCAAACTGAAATAAACCAATTTATGTTTTTTAATCACTGTGAGACATTTAAAATCAAATGTAAAATATAA
- a CDS encoding IS1634 family transposase translates to MRLSISKSKNATSLYVKKDVVVNGKRTTKIVEKLGTVAELEKKLGGEDPVEWAKKYIAQMNLLEKEGKETDVIAKYSPSRLLKKDVQFSFNGGYLFLQKIYHDLGIHNICSEIKKKHKFNFNLDSILSRLIYGRILFPGSKLSTYELSSELIEPPDFQLQHIYRALEIISKESDFIQSSLYQNSLKVSKRNTGILYYDCTNYFFEIEQSEGLKQYGFGKDHKPNPIVQMGMFMDGNGIPLAFSISKGNTNEQLTLKPLEKKILSDFNVSRFVVCTDAGLASNANRKFNDKNDRAFITTQSIKKLKNYLKDWALDPKGWHLSGDDGVYDIMELDEKNDIEKIFYKERWIKEDGLEQRLVVTYSIKYRNYHRKIRSSQIERAMKLINTNPKAKLKKANQNDYKRFIEKKHYTSDGKQAKKEIYSIDTDLISKEETYDGFYGVCTNLEDDVDIIVKVNRKRWEIEESFRIMKSEFKARPVHLSRDDRIEAHFMTCFMALLIYRILEKKLEEKFTCSTIINSLRKMNFKLEEGEGYIPIYTRTDFTDALHEVFGFRTDYEIVTLKQMKKIFKLTKNR, encoded by the coding sequence ATGAGGTTATCAATCTCTAAATCTAAAAATGCTACTTCACTTTATGTTAAAAAAGATGTTGTGGTCAATGGTAAAAGGACTACTAAAATAGTTGAAAAATTAGGCACTGTTGCCGAATTGGAAAAAAAGTTGGGCGGCGAAGATCCTGTTGAATGGGCAAAAAAATATATTGCTCAGATGAATCTCCTTGAAAAAGAAGGCAAAGAAACTGATGTTATTGCTAAGTACTCTCCATCAAGATTATTGAAAAAAGATGTTCAATTTAGTTTCAATGGTGGCTACCTATTCCTCCAGAAAATTTATCATGATTTAGGGATACATAATATCTGCAGCGAAATTAAAAAAAAACATAAATTCAATTTTAATTTAGATTCCATTCTTTCAAGGTTAATTTATGGCAGAATACTTTTCCCCGGTTCTAAACTGTCGACCTATGAACTTTCTTCTGAATTAATTGAACCGCCGGATTTTCAACTCCAGCATATATACAGGGCACTTGAAATCATTTCAAAGGAATCAGATTTTATTCAATCATCTTTGTATCAAAACAGTTTAAAGGTTTCTAAACGAAACACCGGGATTCTTTATTACGACTGCACTAATTACTTTTTCGAAATTGAACAATCAGAAGGACTAAAACAATATGGCTTTGGAAAAGATCACAAACCAAACCCCATTGTACAGATGGGAATGTTTATGGATGGTAACGGCATTCCTCTTGCTTTTTCAATCAGCAAAGGAAATACAAATGAACAGCTTACCTTAAAGCCTTTGGAAAAAAAGATTTTGTCAGACTTCAATGTTTCAAGATTTGTGGTATGTACTGATGCAGGGCTTGCGTCTAATGCTAACAGGAAATTCAACGATAAAAACGATCGTGCTTTTATTACAACTCAATCGATCAAAAAATTGAAAAACTATCTTAAAGACTGGGCTCTTGATCCGAAAGGATGGCATCTTTCAGGAGATGATGGGGTCTACGATATCATGGAGCTTGATGAAAAAAATGATATTGAAAAAATATTTTACAAAGAACGCTGGATAAAAGAAGATGGATTAGAGCAAAGATTGGTTGTTACATATTCAATAAAATACAGAAATTATCATAGAAAGATACGCAGCTCGCAGATTGAACGTGCTATGAAATTGATAAATACAAATCCAAAAGCAAAATTAAAGAAGGCAAATCAAAATGACTATAAAAGATTCATAGAAAAAAAACATTACACTTCTGATGGGAAACAAGCAAAAAAAGAGATTTACAGCATAGATACGGATCTTATATCAAAAGAAGAAACATATGACGGTTTCTATGGTGTATGTACAAATCTTGAAGATGATGTTGATATAATCGTCAAAGTAAACAGAAAGCGCTGGGAAATTGAAGAATCATTCAGGATTATGAAAAGTGAATTTAAAGCAAGGCCTGTACACCTAAGCCGTGATGACAGGATTGAGGCACATTTTATGACCTGTTTTATGGCTTTATTGATCTATAGGATATTGGAGAAAAAATTAGAAGAGAAGTTTACATGTAGTACTATTATCAACAGCTTACGTAAAATGAATTTTAAATTAGAAGAGGGAGAAGGATATATTCCCATATACACCAGAACAGATTTTACTGATGCCTTGCATGAGGTATTCGGATTTCGTACTGACTATGAAATCGTAACATTAAAACAAATGAAAAAAATTTTTAAGCTGACAAAAAATCGATAA
- a CDS encoding flavin reductase family protein yields the protein MFGLLYGKPNVNLHFWSSFSGDGSGFFAIISGLYQHTHAYKDILRTGEFCINFLSADYYDNLYDTIKNNNYEADEFIIGKFTEEKAKLINAPRIKESFLCLECKLHSTSDLTNMGIAVLVIGEVINIAIDEEYSKGIDKKYSETGFMFNIHAPKNLSTGEDNISAVATCNIVRTES from the coding sequence ATGTTTGGTTTGTTATACGGTAAACCTAACGTGAATCTTCACTTCTGGAGTTCCTTTTCCGGTGATGGCAGCGGCTTTTTTGCAATCATTTCCGGACTTTACCAACATACCCATGCTTATAAAGACATCCTCAGGACAGGTGAATTCTGTATTAACTTTCTCAGTGCTGATTATTATGACAACCTTTATGATACGATCAAAAATAATAATTATGAAGCTGATGAATTTATAATTGGCAAGTTTACGGAAGAAAAAGCGAAACTCATTAATGCTCCGCGAATTAAAGAAAGCTTCTTGTGCTTGGAATGTAAATTACACAGTACCTCGGATTTAACCAATATGGGTATTGCAGTACTGGTCATTGGTGAAGTAATTAATATTGCTATAGATGAAGAATACTCAAAGGGCATAGATAAAAAATATTCCGAGACAGGTTTTATGTTTAATATCCACGCTCCAAAAAATCTATCTACAGGAGAAGATAATATCAGCGCCGTTGCCACATGTAATATAGTCAGAACGGAAAGTTGA
- a CDS encoding TIGR04076 family protein yields MPKVKLTVVKSNCRGRYCKEGDEYIIEDLCPPICHELWNAAYPYVYTLLNGGTLDYGNKRAAMFDIKCPDEGRVIIHGEIINNS; encoded by the coding sequence ATGCCTAAAGTCAAATTGACTGTAGTAAAAAGCAATTGTAGAGGTAGATATTGCAAAGAAGGGGATGAATACATCATTGAAGATTTATGCCCCCCTATCTGCCATGAACTTTGGAATGCGGCATATCCTTATGTCTATACATTGCTAAATGGTGGAACACTGGATTATGGCAATAAAAGGGCAGCTATGTTTGACATAAAATGTCCCGATGAAGGTAGGGTCATAATCCATGGTGAAATAATAAATAATAGCTGA
- a CDS encoding ClC family H(+)/Cl(-) exchange transporter encodes MNTNNKYKSVIDINSKKLPVLYKSILIGLAVGIVASFYRLVLMSGEKLCFRVYDYIDSHLILFPFVFIILCLLGFFVGILVSKYKMISGSGIPQVKGIIMGYFKNNWFSTLIAKFGGGALSILSGLSLGREGPSVQLGACVAQGIGDKFADSQTEKKILIASGASAGLSAAFNAPLAGAMFAMEEIFKYFSPVILLSTMTAAVVSDFIARVIFGTSPVFNFNVQNTIPLNKYWLLFILGAILGIAGAFYNYILLKSQKLYKKIGKSNIKVRMIIPFACAGLLGIFFPIVLGSGNKIIGQLQLSTGIRFLFLILAVKFIFSMVSFGSGAPGGIFFPLLIMGGIIGAIWGNISINYLGCDENLFYNFIILAMAGYFTSIVRAPITGIILLVEMTGSFTHLLSLTVVAVSAYVVADLLKSAPIYDSLLENQISESKIDTEYDKSKKITIETIVHHGCQAENKLVKEIAFPKECLLISIRRGGRDIIPKGNTRILGEDYLVFLINLNEEPKVREILNRITTLQ; translated from the coding sequence ATGAATACTAACAACAAATACAAATCAGTAATTGATATTAATTCCAAGAAATTGCCGGTTTTATATAAGAGCATATTAATAGGATTGGCAGTAGGTATTGTAGCATCTTTTTATCGTTTAGTTCTTATGAGTGGAGAAAAATTATGTTTTAGAGTATATGATTACATAGATAGTCATTTGATATTGTTCCCCTTTGTATTTATAATACTTTGTCTTCTCGGTTTTTTTGTAGGAATTTTGGTTTCAAAATATAAGATGATTAGCGGAAGCGGTATTCCTCAAGTTAAAGGAATTATAATGGGATATTTTAAGAATAATTGGTTCAGTACGTTAATTGCAAAATTTGGAGGAGGAGCTCTTTCTATATTATCAGGCCTTTCTTTAGGGCGAGAAGGACCGTCGGTTCAACTTGGAGCTTGTGTGGCTCAGGGAATAGGAGATAAATTTGCCGATTCTCAGACAGAGAAGAAGATACTGATTGCAAGCGGTGCAAGTGCAGGACTTTCGGCTGCCTTTAATGCTCCTCTGGCAGGGGCTATGTTTGCAATGGAAGAGATATTTAAATATTTTTCTCCTGTTATTTTATTGTCGACTATGACAGCAGCTGTTGTTTCTGATTTTATTGCCAGAGTTATTTTCGGAACCAGTCCCGTATTTAATTTTAACGTTCAAAATACCATACCGTTGAATAAATATTGGTTGCTTTTCATACTTGGAGCTATACTTGGAATTGCTGGAGCCTTTTATAATTATATATTATTAAAGAGCCAGAAACTTTATAAAAAAATCGGGAAATCCAATATAAAAGTCAGAATGATAATTCCATTTGCCTGTGCTGGATTATTGGGAATATTTTTCCCCATCGTATTGGGAAGTGGAAATAAAATAATCGGTCAACTTCAGTTATCCACGGGGATTAGGTTTTTATTTTTGATCCTTGCCGTTAAATTTATATTTTCTATGGTAAGCTTTGGCTCCGGTGCGCCGGGAGGAATATTTTTTCCTCTTCTCATTATGGGAGGGATTATCGGTGCAATTTGGGGAAATATTTCAATAAACTATTTAGGGTGTGACGAAAATTTATTTTACAATTTTATAATACTTGCTATGGCTGGATATTTCACATCGATTGTCCGAGCACCCATAACGGGTATTATCTTGCTGGTTGAGATGACCGGGTCATTTACTCATCTGTTATCCCTCACCGTAGTTGCAGTTTCGGCTTATGTAGTTGCTGATTTATTGAAAAGTGCACCTATATATGACTCTCTGCTGGAAAATCAAATTTCAGAATCCAAGATAGACACGGAATATGATAAAAGCAAGAAAATTACCATAGAAACAATTGTTCATCACGGTTGCCAAGCTGAGAATAAACTTGTAAAAGAAATTGCTTTTCCGAAGGAGTGCCTCCTTATTTCAATCAGACGGGGAGGAAGGGATATTATTCCTAAAGGAAATACGAGAATTTTGGGAGAAGATTATCTGGTATTTCTTATTAATTTAAATGAAGAACCTAAGGTAAGAGAGATATTAAACAGAATTACAACTTTACAGTAA
- a CDS encoding AbrB/MazE/SpoVT family DNA-binding domain-containing protein, with product MKSKSKNTGKYMGSVKVGPKGQIVIPKEVRDMFGIESGDTLILLADAQKGIAIERTGIFDKIADEILSGRGREIYPEHSNEDNLTFAKEIKKISDNEEKKK from the coding sequence ATGAAAAGTAAATCTAAGAACACAGGTAAATATATGGGTTCAGTCAAGGTAGGCCCAAAAGGTCAAATTGTAATTCCTAAGGAAGTTCGTGACATGTTTGGAATTGAATCTGGAGATACATTGATTTTACTTGCCGACGCCCAGAAAGGTATTGCAATTGAAAGAACAGGTATTTTCGACAAGATTGCAGATGAAATTTTAAGTGGGAGGGGCAGAGAAATTTATCCCGAGCATAGCAATGAAGACAATTTAACTTTTGCAAAGGAAATTAAAAAAATCAGCGACAATGAGGAGAAAAAGAAATGA
- a CDS encoding ABC transporter ATP-binding protein, whose protein sequence is MIAIQTTNLTKKYNEKTVVNSLNLTIEQGELFALLGVNGAGKSTTIKMLSCLTKPTKGDGIIFGNSIVSNPIKVKEHINISPQETAIAPNLTVKENLEFIAEIYGSNKKQARQKAENTISAFDLSEIEQTKAKILSGGWQRRLSIAMALISEPRILFLDEPTLGLDVLARRELWNIIKKLKGKVTVILTTHYLEEAESLSDRIGIMVKGELKAIGTVSELLKKTNTTKFEDAFIAIAENGGMDV, encoded by the coding sequence ATGATAGCAATTCAAACAACTAATCTTACAAAAAAATATAATGAAAAAACAGTTGTCAATTCTCTTAACCTAACTATTGAACAGGGAGAACTGTTTGCTTTATTAGGCGTAAACGGTGCAGGAAAATCCACCACCATAAAAATGTTATCATGTCTTACTAAACCGACAAAAGGCGATGGAATAATTTTCGGTAACAGCATCGTCTCAAATCCAATAAAAGTGAAAGAACATATCAACATTTCGCCTCAGGAAACGGCCATAGCTCCTAATCTGACTGTCAAAGAAAATCTTGAATTTATTGCAGAAATATACGGAAGTAACAAAAAACAAGCCAGACAAAAGGCCGAAAATACTATATCAGCTTTTGATCTCTCCGAAATTGAACAGACCAAGGCAAAAATATTATCGGGTGGTTGGCAAAGAAGACTTAGTATTGCAATGGCATTAATTTCAGAACCTCGAATCTTGTTTCTTGATGAACCTACCCTTGGTCTTGACGTACTTGCAAGGAGAGAGCTCTGGAATATTATTAAAAAATTAAAAGGTAAAGTTACGGTTATTCTAACCACTCATTATTTAGAAGAAGCAGAATCTTTGTCCGACAGAATCGGCATTATGGTAAAGGGTGAGTTAAAAGCAATAGGTACCGTAAGCGAGCTGCTGAAAAAGACAAATACAACAAAATTTGAGGATGCTTTTATTGCTATCGCAGAAAATGGAGGTATGGATGTATGA
- a CDS encoding ABC transporter permease, with amino-acid sequence MKTLAFASRNGKEIVRDRINLAFGIGFPVILLLLLSAIQSNIPVKLFEIKHLTPGIAVFGLSFISLFSGMLIAKDRTSSFMLRLFASPLKSSNFIFGYMLPLFPMAMLQVCVCFVVAFFLGLAPSMNVLLTIIVLIPAAVLFISIGLLCGSLFNDRQVGGICGALLTNLSAWLSGTWFDIDLVGGAFKKTAEALPFLHAVNAGRAAISGNYSLILSDLWWVIVYAAIITVIAVLVFTKKMNSDKI; translated from the coding sequence ATGAAAACATTAGCTTTTGCTTCACGAAACGGAAAAGAAATTGTGAGAGACAGAATTAATTTAGCCTTTGGCATTGGTTTTCCCGTAATCCTGCTTTTACTTCTATCAGCAATACAATCAAATATTCCCGTTAAACTATTTGAAATTAAGCACCTTACTCCCGGAATTGCGGTTTTTGGACTTTCCTTTATTTCGCTTTTTTCAGGTATGCTGATTGCAAAGGACAGAACCAGTTCATTTATGCTGCGTTTGTTTGCTTCTCCCCTTAAATCAAGTAATTTTATTTTCGGATATATGCTTCCCCTATTCCCTATGGCTATGCTGCAAGTTTGTGTATGTTTTGTCGTGGCATTTTTCTTGGGATTAGCCCCAAGCATGAATGTATTGCTTACCATCATCGTATTAATTCCGGCAGCAGTTTTGTTCATTTCAATAGGTTTGCTTTGCGGCAGTTTATTCAATGACAGGCAAGTGGGCGGTATATGCGGTGCACTGCTGACGAATTTGAGCGCGTGGCTTTCCGGAACTTGGTTTGACATTGATCTGGTCGGCGGCGCATTCAAAAAAACTGCAGAGGCACTTCCCTTCCTTCATGCTGTCAATGCCGGAAGAGCCGCCATTTCCGGCAATTATTCTTTAATTTTATCAGATTTATGGTGGGTAATCGTATATGCAGCTATTATTACGGTCATTGCTGTCCTTGTATTCACAAAAAAGATGAACAGTGACAAAATATAA
- a CDS encoding MarR family winged helix-turn-helix transcriptional regulator, producing the protein MSIGLHMALVKTSHAQKNKTRPGMTKIGLSPGQPKILTYVSEHNCCMQKEIAIALDIEPATVSQLLNNMAQNGLIKRSAPAERKRAESVSITEKGQSAYKKWLCLCKEIEEVSLQGFTKEEQEQFLDYLSRMYYNLTDKILE; encoded by the coding sequence ATGTCTATTGGACTACACATGGCTTTGGTTAAAACCTCTCATGCTCAGAAAAATAAGACACGCCCCGGTATGACAAAAATTGGTCTTTCTCCAGGGCAGCCGAAAATTTTAACTTATGTCTCGGAACATAATTGCTGTATGCAAAAAGAAATAGCGATAGCACTAGATATCGAACCGGCAACAGTATCCCAGCTCCTAAATAATATGGCACAAAACGGCTTAATCAAACGTTCGGCTCCTGCTGAACGAAAGCGTGCAGAATCGGTTTCAATTACCGAAAAAGGACAAAGTGCCTATAAGAAATGGCTGTGTCTCTGTAAGGAAATTGAAGAAGTTTCTCTGCAGGGTTTTACAAAAGAAGAACAAGAACAATTTTTGGACTATCTCAGTCGTATGTATTATAATTTAACAGATAAAATCCTTGAATAA
- a CDS encoding ABC transporter ATP-binding protein — protein MLKRFFIYFRKYRYHLIGSMVCVMLESAFELVIPLIMSDIIDVGVANRDKNYILGKGLAMIVCALISLLLGVMYARLAAKAGQGFGAELRKAEYQKIQSFSFSNMDHFSTPSLITRLTSDITIMQNAICNGIRPVVRSPVMLVLALIMTILMNPQLAMIFGIAMPILAVCLILILKKLGPIYRKMQRTLDRVNSIVQENLTAIRTVKSYVKGGYECGKFSKVNKEFKESSEEAFHYAVMNMPCFLLVMYSTIIGILWFGGNFINLGTMQVGKLTGFLSYVLQILNSLMMISNVFLMLSRSMTSADRILEVMDEPLGIIGGPSDYIIKEGTIDFEHVYFKYQETAKEYVLSDICLHIEKGQTVGIIGGTGSAKSTLVQLIPRLYDVTSGIIKIDGRNVKEYSLIHLRDAVGMVLQKNTLFSGTIRENLKWGNENATDEELDLVCRIACVDEFLEKMPEKYDTNLGQGGVNISGGQKQRLCIARALLKKPKILILDDSTSAVDTATEAKIYRGMAENLKDTTKIVITQRVSSIKNADFIIVLKDGKINDMGTHEELLFRNIIYRDIYKFQEKEASA, from the coding sequence GTGCTGAAACGTTTTTTTATTTATTTTAGAAAATATCGATATCATCTAATCGGAAGTATGGTCTGTGTTATGCTTGAATCAGCATTTGAATTGGTAATACCGTTGATTATGTCCGATATTATCGATGTAGGCGTCGCCAATAGAGACAAAAATTATATTTTGGGCAAAGGCCTTGCAATGATTGTATGTGCACTTATTTCACTTCTTTTAGGAGTGATGTATGCCCGTTTAGCTGCAAAAGCAGGACAGGGTTTCGGAGCGGAACTTAGAAAAGCGGAGTATCAAAAGATACAAAGTTTTTCTTTTTCCAATATGGATCATTTCAGTACGCCGTCACTTATAACGCGTCTTACAAGTGATATCACAATAATGCAAAACGCAATATGCAACGGAATACGTCCTGTGGTACGCAGTCCCGTAATGCTGGTACTGGCATTGATAATGACCATCTTAATGAATCCACAGCTTGCAATGATTTTCGGAATAGCAATGCCGATATTAGCTGTCTGCCTTATATTAATTTTAAAAAAGCTTGGGCCTATATACAGAAAAATGCAGCGTACTCTTGACAGAGTAAACTCTATCGTTCAAGAAAATTTAACAGCCATAAGAACCGTGAAATCATATGTAAAAGGTGGGTACGAATGTGGCAAATTCAGTAAAGTCAACAAAGAATTTAAGGAATCTTCCGAAGAGGCTTTCCATTATGCAGTAATGAACATGCCTTGCTTTTTGCTTGTCATGTATTCTACCATTATCGGCATATTGTGGTTCGGAGGAAACTTCATTAATTTGGGAACAATGCAGGTTGGAAAATTAACCGGATTTTTAAGCTATGTACTTCAAATTCTTAATTCTCTTATGATGATTTCAAATGTATTTTTAATGTTGAGCCGGTCCATGACTTCCGCCGACCGTATTCTTGAAGTTATGGATGAACCTTTGGGTATAATTGGAGGTCCATCTGATTATATAATTAAAGAAGGTACAATAGATTTTGAGCATGTGTATTTTAAATATCAGGAAACTGCCAAGGAATATGTTCTTTCAGATATTTGTCTACATATTGAGAAAGGACAAACAGTCGGTATTATAGGCGGAACGGGTTCCGCAAAATCCACATTGGTGCAGTTGATTCCAAGGCTTTATGACGTAACTTCCGGAATCATAAAAATAGACGGACGTAATGTAAAAGAATATTCTCTCATTCATCTTCGCGATGCCGTGGGTATGGTTTTACAAAAAAATACTCTCTTTTCCGGAACAATTCGTGAAAATTTGAAATGGGGTAATGAAAATGCAACAGATGAAGAACTTGATTTAGTCTGCCGTATTGCCTGTGTAGATGAATTTCTCGAAAAGATGCCGGAGAAATATGATACAAATTTAGGGCAAGGCGGTGTAAATATTTCGGGTGGTCAAAAGCAAAGACTATGTATTGCGAGGGCCCTTCTCAAAAAGCCAAAAATTCTTATTTTGGATGATTCAACAAGCGCGGTAGATACAGCTACAGAAGCAAAAATATACAGGGGAATGGCAGAGAATCTAAAAGATACTACTAAAATAGTTATTACCCAACGTGTCAGCTCCATAAAAAACGCCGATTTTATCATAGTACTTAAAGATGGAAAAATCAACGATATGGGTACCCATGAAGAATTGCTGTTCAGAAACATAATCTATAGGGATATTTATAAATTTCAGGAAAAGGAGGCCTCTGCGTAA